The following proteins come from a genomic window of Caldisericia bacterium:
- a CDS encoding DUF2905 family protein yields MILIGIILIITGIIMYFGRRIGLGSLPGDIVIRRKNLVIYIPIVSSIIISIILTIILNLLFRR; encoded by the coding sequence ATAATCTTGATTGGGATAATCTTAATAATTACAGGAATAATAATGTACTTTGGAAGAAGGATAGGGCTTGGTTCCCTCCCTGGAGATATAGTAATAAGAAGGAAAAATCTGGTCATCTATATACCCATTGTATCCTCCATAATAATATCAATCATACTTACAATAATACTGAATCTTCTATT